In Helicobacter pylori, a single genomic region encodes these proteins:
- a CDS encoding DNA-binding response regulator: protein MQKKIFLLEDDYLLSESIKEFLEHLGYEVFCAFNGKEAYERLSVERFNLLLLDVQVPEMNSLELFKRIKNDFLISTPVIFITALQDNATLKNAFNLGASDYLKKPFDLDELEARIKRFFNDDPIEIMPNIFYHQNCLSVRGKKEILPPKTAQLLEYFLEHKGQIISSQALENNLWEQAIDDSTLRTYIKVLRKLLGKNCIETHKGVGYRFNPL, encoded by the coding sequence ATGCAAAAAAAGATTTTTTTACTAGAAGACGATTACCTTTTAAGCGAGAGTATCAAGGAGTTTTTGGAGCATTTGGGCTATGAAGTGTTTTGCGCTTTTAACGGGAAAGAAGCTTATGAAAGGCTCTCGGTTGAGCGCTTTAACCTCTTGCTTTTAGACGTGCAAGTGCCTGAAATGAATAGCTTGGAATTGTTCAAGCGCATCAAAAACGATTTTTTAATCTCTACGCCTGTGATTTTTATCACCGCCTTACAGGATAACGCTACCTTAAAAAACGCCTTTAATTTAGGAGCGAGCGATTATTTGAAAAAGCCTTTTGATTTGGACGAATTGGAAGCGCGCATTAAAAGGTTTTTCAATGACGATCCCATAGAAATCATGCCTAACATTTTTTACCACCAAAATTGCTTGAGTGTTAGGGGCAAAAAAGAGATCTTACCGCCCAAAACCGCCCAACTTTTAGAATATTTTTTAGAACATAAAGGGCAAATCATCAGCTCTCAAGCGTTAGAAAATAATTTATGGGAGCAGGCTATTGATGATTCCACCTTGCGCACTTACATTAAAGTGTTGCGCAAGCTTTTGGGTAAAAATTGCATAGAAACGCATAAGGGGGTGGGCTATCGCTTTAACCCACTATGA
- a CDS encoding sensor histidine kinase — MRGWAIALTHYEKKSLKLFLGTYLGSSFVLMLVISVLAFNYEKNEKIKMIRMDMDKMASKIASEVVALHMQTHGDYHNALNALISRYKDASIALFDSKKRVLYSNIPESADLIKTHKEAGFFNFKGEYYLFSDETFAHLGVAKMLFKNSKPLHFSSLYRNIVLVFVVAFLCVIGVSVFLGRLFLKPIRNEITRIDHFLKNTTHELNTPMSALVLSLKTLEDSQQHRRIKIAIQRMSFLYRSLSYLVMQDIERESFVLLDLKALIIKENTLFSEMIDYHKLEFKSDLVGVELKAKEQDFLSLYSNLLMNAIKYSVMHGYIHIELTHEFLKVKNLGYEIPKDKITELSVRYARFNSSVLGYGIGLDLVKKVCEKYKMRLEIHSEPSLKGTFYENSFCVQFQG, encoded by the coding sequence ATAAGGGGGTGGGCTATCGCTTTAACCCACTATGAAAAAAAATCCCTCAAACTCTTTTTGGGGACTTATTTAGGCTCTTCGTTTGTGTTAATGCTAGTGATTAGCGTTTTAGCGTTTAACTATGAAAAAAACGAAAAAATCAAAATGATACGCATGGACATGGACAAAATGGCTTCTAAGATCGCTAGTGAAGTGGTTGCCTTACACATGCAAACGCATGGGGATTACCACAACGCTTTAAACGCTCTCATTTCACGCTATAAAGACGCTTCCATAGCCCTTTTTGATAGCAAAAAGCGTGTTTTGTATTCTAATATCCCTGAAAGCGCGGATTTGATCAAAACCCATAAAGAAGCGGGCTTTTTTAATTTTAAGGGGGAATATTACTTATTCAGCGATGAAACTTTCGCCCATTTAGGCGTGGCTAAAATGCTTTTTAAAAATTCTAAACCCCTTCATTTTTCTTCTTTGTATCGTAACATTGTTTTAGTGTTTGTCGTAGCGTTTTTATGCGTGATAGGGGTTTCTGTGTTTTTAGGGCGTTTGTTTTTAAAGCCCATTAGGAATGAAATCACGCGCATTGATCATTTTTTAAAAAACACCACGCATGAATTAAACACCCCCATGAGCGCTTTAGTCTTATCTTTAAAAACCCTAGAAGACAGCCAACAACACCGCCGCATTAAAATCGCTATCCAGCGCATGAGTTTTTTATACCGCTCGCTCTCGTATTTAGTGATGCAAGATATTGAGCGCGAATCTTTTGTGCTTTTGGATTTAAAAGCCCTAATTATTAAAGAAAACACGCTTTTTAGCGAGATGATAGACTACCACAAGCTGGAATTTAAAAGCGATTTAGTGGGAGTGGAATTGAAGGCTAAAGAGCAGGATTTCCTTTCGCTTTATAGCAATTTGCTCATGAACGCGATCAAATACAGCGTCATGCATGGGTATATCCACATAGAGCTAACGCACGAGTTTTTGAAAGTGAAAAATTTAGGGTATGAAATCCCTAAAGACAAGATCACCGAATTAAGCGTCCGTTATGCGCGTTTCAATTCTAGCGTGTTGGGTTATGGTATAGGGTTAGATTTAGTGAAAAAAGTGTGCGAAAAGTATAAAATGCGTCTAGAAATTCATAGCGAACCCTCTTTAAAAGGAACGTTTTACGAAAATTCGTTTTGCGTTCAATTTCAAGGATAA
- a CDS encoding NAD(P)H-hydrate dehydratase produces the protein MLSVYEKGNALDKRALEEWLLSEDILMENAAMALERAVLQNASLGAKVIILCGSGDNGGDGYALARRLAGRFRVLVFEMKLAKSPMCQLQKERAKKAGVTIKTYEENALNQNLECDVLIDCVVGSAFKGELEPFLNFESLSQKARFKIACDIPSGIDSKGRVDKRAFKADLTISMGAIKSCLLSDRAKDYVGELKVGNLGVFNPIYEIPTDTFLLEKSDLKLPLRDKKNAHKGDYGHAHVLLGKHSGAGLLSALSALSFGSGVVSVQALECEITSNNKPLELVFCENFPNFLSAFALGMGLENIPKDFNKWLELAPCVLDAGVFYHKEILQALEKEVILTPHPKEFLSLLKLVGINISMLELLDNKLEIARDFSQKYPKVVLLLKGANTLIAHQGRTFINILGSVALAKAGSGDVLAGLIVSLLSQNYTPLDAAINASLAHALASLEFKNNYALTPLDLIEKIKRL, from the coding sequence ATGCTTTCAGTGTATGAAAAAGGGAATGCCCTAGACAAAAGGGCGCTTGAAGAATGGCTTTTAAGCGAAGACATTTTAATGGAAAACGCCGCTATGGCTTTAGAAAGGGCGGTTTTACAAAACGCTTCTTTAGGCGCTAAAGTCATTATCCTTTGTGGGAGTGGGGATAATGGGGGCGATGGCTATGCTCTAGCCAGGCGTTTAGCGGGGCGTTTTAGAGTGCTGGTCTTTGAAATGAAACTAGCCAAAAGCCCCATGTGCCAATTGCAAAAAGAAAGGGCTAAAAAAGCAGGGGTAACCATCAAAACATACGAAGAAAACGCCCTTAATCAAAATTTAGAATGCGATGTGTTAATAGATTGCGTGGTAGGGAGCGCTTTTAAGGGCGAATTAGAGCCGTTTTTAAACTTTGAAAGCCTTTCTCAAAAAGCGCGCTTTAAAATCGCTTGCGACATTCCTAGCGGGATAGATTCTAAAGGCAGGGTGGATAAGAGGGCGTTTAAAGCGGATTTGACTATCAGCATGGGCGCTATCAAATCATGCTTATTGAGCGATAGGGCTAAAGACTATGTAGGGGAATTGAAAGTGGGGAATTTAGGGGTTTTTAATCCAATTTATGAGATCCCAACAGACACTTTTTTACTAGAAAAAAGCGATCTCAAACTGCCCTTAAGGGATAAAAAAAACGCTCATAAAGGCGATTACGGGCATGCGCATGTTCTTTTAGGCAAGCATAGTGGGGCGGGGTTATTGAGCGCATTAAGCGCGTTAAGTTTTGGATCTGGAGTGGTGAGCGTTCAAGCGTTAGAATGCGAAATAACTTCTAATAACAAGCCTTTAGAATTGGTTTTTTGTGAAAATTTCCCTAACTTCTTGAGCGCGTTCGCTCTTGGCATGGGGTTAGAAAATATTCCAAAGGATTTTAATAAGTGGCTTGAATTAGCCCCATGCGTTTTAGATGCGGGCGTTTTTTACCATAAAGAGATCTTACAAGCTTTAGAAAAAGAAGTGATCTTAACCCCTCACCCTAAAGAGTTTTTATCGTTATTAAAATTAGTGGGGATCAATATAAGCATGCTAGAATTATTAGACAATAAACTAGAAATCGCAAGGGATTTTTCTCAAAAATACCCCAAGGTGGTTTTGCTTTTAAAGGGGGCTAATACCCTAATCGCTCATCAAGGGCGAACTTTTATCAACATTTTAGGGAGCGTGGCTTTAGCCAAAGCAGGCAGTGGCGATGTGTTAGCGGGGCTGATTGTAAGCTTGCTTTCTCAAAACTACACGCCTTTAGACGCCGCTATTAACGCAAGCCTAGCGCACGCGCTAGCGAGTTTAGAATTTAAGAACAATTACGCTTTAACGCCCCTAGATTTGATAGAAAAGATCAAACGATTATAA
- a CDS encoding replicative DNA helicase: MDHLKHLQQLQNIERIVLSGIVLANHKIEEVHSVLEPSDFYYPPNGLFFEIALKLHEEDCPIDENFIRQKMPKDKQIKEEDLVAIFAASPIDNIEAYVEEIKNASIKRKLFTLANTIREQALESAQKSSDILNAVEREVYALLNGSTIEGFRSIKEVLESAMDLITENQRKGSLEVTGIPTGFVQLDNYTSGFNKGSLVIIGARPSMGKTSLMMNMVLAALNDDRGVAVFSLEMSAEQLALRALSDLTSINMHDLESGRLDDDQWENLAKCYDHLSCKKLFFYDKSYVRIEQIRLQLRKLKSQHKELGIAFIDYLQLMSGSKATKERHEQIAEISRELKTLARELEIPIIALVQLNRSLENRDDKRPILSDIKDSGGIEQDADIVLFLYRGYIYQMRAEDNKIDKLKKEGKIEEAQELRLKVNEERRIHKQNGSIEEAEIIVAKNRNGATGTVYTRFNAPFTRYEDMPIDSHLEEGQETKFEIPTT; encoded by the coding sequence ATGGATCATTTAAAGCATTTGCAGCAATTGCAAAACATTGAAAGGATCGTGCTTTCAGGCATTGTGTTGGCCAATCATAAGATTGAAGAGGTCCATAGCGTTTTAGAGCCTAGCGATTTTTACTACCCGCCTAACGGCTTGTTTTTTGAAATCGCTTTAAAACTGCATGAAGAAGATTGCCCCATTGATGAGAATTTTATCCGCCAAAAAATGCCTAAAGACAAGCAAATCAAAGAAGAAGATCTGGTCGCTATTTTTGCGGCAAGCCCTATAGATAATATTGAAGCCTATGTGGAAGAGATTAAAAACGCTTCCATTAAACGAAAACTTTTCACTTTGGCTAACACCATTAGAGAGCAAGCCCTAGAAAGCGCACAAAAATCCAGCGATATTTTAAACGCTGTGGAGCGAGAAGTCTATGCGTTATTGAATGGCAGCACCATAGAGGGCTTTAGGAGCATTAAAGAAGTGCTTGAAAGCGCGATGGATCTTATTACAGAAAACCAAAGAAAGGGGAGTTTGGAAGTTACTGGCATACCGACTGGCTTTGTCCAGTTGGATAACTATACGAGCGGTTTTAATAAGGGGAGTTTAGTCATTATAGGGGCAAGGCCGTCTATGGGTAAAACCAGTTTGATGATGAACATGGTCTTAGCTGCGCTCAATGATGATAGAGGGGTAGCGGTTTTTAGTTTAGAAATGTCCGCAGAGCAACTCGCTTTAAGGGCGTTATCGGATCTCACTTCTATTAACATGCATGATTTAGAAAGCGGGAGGCTTGATGATGATCAATGGGAAAATTTAGCCAAATGCTACGATCACCTTTCTTGCAAAAAACTCTTTTTCTACGATAAAAGCTATGTGAGGATAGAGCAAATCCGCTTGCAACTGCGAAAACTTAAATCCCAACACAAGGAATTGGGTATCGCTTTTATTGACTATTTGCAGCTCATGTCAGGGAGTAAAGCCACCAAAGAGCGCCATGAACAGATCGCTGAAATTTCAAGGGAGCTTAAAACTTTAGCCAGAGAATTAGAAATCCCTATCATAGCGCTAGTGCAACTCAACCGCAGCCTAGAAAACCGAGACGATAAACGGCCCATTCTTTCGGATATTAAAGACAGCGGAGGGATTGAACAGGATGCTGATATTGTTTTATTTTTATATAGAGGCTATATCTATCAAATGAGGGCTGAAGACAACAAAATAGACAAGCTCAAAAAAGAAGGCAAAATTGAAGAGGCGCAAGAGTTGCGCCTAAAAGTCAATGAAGAAAGGCGTATCCACAAGCAAAATGGCAGTATTGAAGAGGCTGAAATCATCGTGGCTAAAAACAGGAATGGGGCTACAGGAACGGTTTATACGCGCTTTAACGCTCCTTTCACGCGCTATGAAGACATGCCCATAGATTCTCATTTAGAAGAGGGACAAGAAACTAAATTTGAAATACCCACAACTTGA
- a CDS encoding helix-turn-helix domain-containing protein codes for MLSSNDLFMVVLGAILLVLVCLVGYLYLKEKEFYHKMRRLEKTLDESYQENYIYSKRLKELEGRLEGLSLEKSVKEDSSLKTTLSHLYSQLQEIQKSMDKERDYLEEKIITLENKFKDMGHYAASDEINEKQVLKMYQEGYSVDSISKEFKVSKGEVEFILNMAGLKW; via the coding sequence ATGTTATCTTCTAATGATTTGTTTATGGTCGTTTTAGGGGCGATTTTATTGGTGTTGGTGTGCTTGGTGGGGTATTTGTATCTTAAAGAAAAAGAGTTTTACCATAAAATGAGGCGTTTAGAAAAAACCTTAGACGAATCCTATCAAGAAAATTATATCTATTCTAAGCGTTTGAAAGAATTAGAGGGGCGTTTGGAAGGCCTTTCTTTAGAAAAGAGCGTTAAAGAGGACAGCTCATTAAAAACGACTCTTTCACACCTTTATAGCCAGTTGCAAGAAATCCAAAAATCCATGGACAAAGAGCGCGATTATTTAGAAGAAAAAATCATTACTTTAGAAAACAAATTCAAAGACATGGGGCATTATGCCGCTAGCGATGAAATCAACGAAAAACAGGTTTTAAAAATGTATCAAGAGGGTTATAGCGTGGATTCTATTTCTAAAGAATTTAAAGTGAGTAAGGGTGAGGTGGAATTTATACTGAACATGGCAGGGTTAAAATGGTAG
- a CDS encoding phosphatidylserine decarboxylase produces MVALSNALSRVFGSVAGYKFPSFIQKGINALYVKIFKIDLSEFEPLENYKSLNALFTRSLKKERPFDKAPNICIAPCDALITECAFLDNDTALQIKSMPYKVHELVGEINPLRLSFFYVNFYLSPKDYHHYHAPCDLEILEARYFAGKLLPVNKPSLHKNKNLFVGNERVVLVAKDIQGNQLYFVAVGALNVGKMRFNFDKNIQTNAKARFTQTYSYNPPIKVKKGDNLGNFEMGSTIVLFIQNTAFKDLREKSVKFGESIGEFHAN; encoded by the coding sequence ATGGTAGCTTTAAGCAACGCTCTTTCAAGGGTTTTTGGCTCTGTGGCTGGTTATAAATTCCCTTCTTTTATCCAAAAAGGCATCAACGCCCTTTACGTTAAGATCTTCAAAATTGATTTGAGCGAGTTTGAGCCTTTGGAAAATTACAAGAGTTTGAACGCCCTTTTCACGCGCTCCTTAAAAAAAGAACGCCCCTTTGACAAAGCCCCTAATATTTGCATTGCGCCTTGCGACGCTTTGATCACCGAATGCGCTTTTTTAGACAACGATACCGCCTTACAGATTAAAAGCATGCCCTATAAAGTGCATGAATTAGTGGGCGAAATCAACCCCTTAAGGCTTTCTTTTTTCTATGTGAATTTCTACCTTTCGCCCAAAGATTACCACCACTACCACGCCCCTTGCGATTTAGAAATTTTAGAGGCTCGTTATTTTGCGGGGAAATTACTGCCAGTCAATAAGCCCTCACTACACAAAAACAAAAATCTGTTTGTGGGCAATGAGAGAGTGGTGCTTGTTGCAAAAGACATTCAAGGCAATCAATTGTATTTTGTAGCGGTGGGGGCGTTAAATGTGGGTAAAATGCGTTTTAATTTTGATAAGAATATCCAAACTAACGCTAAAGCCCGTTTCACGCAAACCTACTCTTACAACCCGCCGATTAAGGTGAAAAAGGGGGATAATTTAGGGAATTTTGAAATGGGCTCTACTATCGTTTTATTCATTCAAAACACCGCTTTTAAAGATTTGAGAGAAAAAAGCGTGAAGTTTGGGGAAAGTATAGGGGAATTTCATGCCAACTGA
- the nadA gene encoding quinolinate synthase NadA, whose protein sequence is MPTDNDLKTSILELLHDLDALLVAHFYQKDEIVELAHYTGDSLELAKIASQSDKNLIVFCGVHFMGESVKALAFNKQVIMPKLSCCSMARMIDSHYYDRSVHLLKECGVKEFYPITYINSNAEVKAKVAKDDGVVCTSRNASKIFNHALKQNKKIFFLPDKCLGENLALENGLKSAILGVNSKEEIKNADVVCYNGFCSVHQLFKLEDIEFYRQKYPDILIAVHPECDPSVVSNADFSGSTSQIIEFVEKLSPHQKVAIGTESHLVNRLKAKRNHQNTFILSSTLALCPTMNETTLKDLFEVLKAYKNHRAYNAVELKDEVARLAKLALTKMMELS, encoded by the coding sequence ATGCCAACTGATAACGATTTAAAAACTTCTATTTTAGAATTGTTGCACGATTTAGACGCGCTTTTAGTGGCTCATTTTTATCAAAAAGATGAAATTGTAGAGTTAGCCCATTATACAGGCGACAGCTTGGAATTAGCCAAAATCGCAAGCCAGAGCGATAAAAACCTCATCGTGTTTTGCGGGGTGCATTTCATGGGTGAGAGCGTGAAAGCCCTAGCCTTTAACAAACAAGTGATCATGCCCAAACTCTCATGCTGCTCTATGGCAAGAATGATAGACAGCCATTACTACGATAGAAGCGTCCATTTATTGAAAGAATGCGGCGTTAAAGAATTTTACCCTATCACTTATATCAATTCTAACGCTGAAGTGAAAGCCAAAGTCGCTAAAGATGACGGCGTGGTCTGCACGAGCAGGAACGCTTCTAAAATCTTTAATCACGCCCTAAAACAAAATAAAAAAATCTTTTTTTTACCGGATAAATGCTTGGGGGAAAATCTGGCCCTAGAAAACGGCTTAAAAAGCGCGATTTTAGGCGTAAACAGCAAAGAAGAAATCAAAAACGCTGATGTGGTTTGTTATAACGGCTTTTGCTCGGTGCATCAGCTTTTCAAATTAGAAGACATTGAATTTTACCGCCAAAAATACCCGGATATTTTAATCGCTGTCCATCCAGAATGCGATCCTAGCGTAGTTTCTAACGCTGATTTTAGCGGATCAACGAGTCAAATCATAGAATTTGTAGAAAAGCTAAGCCCCCATCAAAAAGTCGCCATAGGCACTGAAAGCCATTTAGTCAACCGCTTGAAAGCCAAGCGTAACCATCAAAACACTTTCATTCTCTCTAGCACGCTTGCACTTTGTCCTACCATGAACGAAACGACTTTAAAAGATTTGTTTGAAGTCTTAAAAGCCTATAAAAACCACAGGGCTTATAATGCGGTTGAATTAAAAGATGAGGTGGCGCGTTTGGCCAAACTCGCCTTAACTAAAATGATGGAGTTGTCCTAA
- a CDS encoding carboxylating nicotinate-nucleotide diphosphorylase: MEIKTFLERALKEDLGHGDLFERVLEKDFKATAFVRAKQEGVFSGEKYALELLQMTGIECVQNIKDKERFKPKDTLMEIRGDFSMLLKIERTLLNLLQHSSGIATLTSRFVEALNSHKVRLLDTRKTRPLLRIFEKYSVLNGGASNHRLGLDDALMLKDTHLKHVKDLKSFLTHARKNLPFTAKIEIECESFEEAKNAMNAGADIVMCDNMGVLETKEIAAYRDAHYPFVLLEASGNISLESINAYAKSGVDAISVGALIHQATFIDMHMKMA, encoded by the coding sequence ATGGAGATAAAAACCTTTTTAGAACGCGCTTTAAAAGAAGATTTAGGGCATGGGGATTTGTTTGAAAGGGTGTTAGAAAAGGATTTTAAAGCCACGGCTTTTGTTAGGGCTAAACAAGAGGGCGTGTTTTCAGGCGAAAAATACGCTTTAGAGTTGCTTCAAATGACCGGTATTGAATGCGTTCAAAATATTAAAGATAAAGAACGCTTCAAGCCTAAAGACACTTTAATGGAGATTAGGGGGGATTTTAGCATGCTTTTAAAGATTGAGCGCACCCTTTTAAACCTTTTGCAACACAGCAGCGGGATCGCTACTTTAACGAGTCGTTTTGTAGAAGCTTTAAATTCTCACAAGGTGCGTTTGTTGGACACGAGAAAAACGAGACCCCTTTTAAGGATCTTTGAAAAATACTCCGTGCTTAATGGAGGAGCGAGCAACCACCGCTTAGGGCTAGATGACGCTTTAATGCTTAAAGACACGCATTTAAAGCATGTCAAAGATCTCAAAAGCTTTTTAACGCATGCCAGAAAAAACTTGCCTTTCACGGCTAAAATTGAAATTGAATGCGAGAGCTTTGAAGAGGCCAAAAACGCCATGAATGCGGGAGCGGATATTGTGATGTGCGATAACATGGGCGTTTTAGAGACTAAAGAAATTGCCGCTTATAGAGATGCACATTACCCCTTTGTCTTATTGGAAGCGAGCGGGAACATTTCACTAGAGAGCATCAACGCTTACGCTAAAAGCGGCGTGGATGCCATTAGCGTAGGGGCTTTAATCCATCAAGCCACTTTTATTGACATGCACATGAAAATGGCTTAA